Proteins encoded together in one Pseudomonas sp. TCU-HL1 window:
- a CDS encoding class II aldolase/adducin family protein produces MPASTTTSPAGDPMNTTEQQLRTDLAAAYRLLDLNGWSDQVFTHISVRLPGDEPAFLINQYGLRPEEVNASNLVAIDVDGNKLEPGSPDVNPAGFTIHSAVHMNRHDAVCVMHTHTMAGMAVAALEEGLLPLNQTNMTFYDRIAYYDYEGVPLDLEVRGRIVAALGSSKALILRNHGLLTVGRSVAEAYFLMYYLNQACEIQLEAMKAGRPLIIPDHDACEFTARQLNNDRYHLESVDLVWQAELRRLDRIDSSFRN; encoded by the coding sequence CTGCCCGCCTCGACAACCACATCGCCTGCGGGAGACCCGATGAACACCACAGAACAACAACTGCGCACCGACCTTGCCGCCGCCTACCGCCTGCTGGACCTCAACGGCTGGAGCGACCAGGTCTTCACCCACATTTCCGTGCGCCTTCCCGGCGACGAGCCGGCCTTCCTGATCAACCAGTACGGCCTGCGCCCGGAAGAGGTCAATGCTTCCAACCTGGTGGCGATCGATGTCGACGGCAACAAGCTCGAACCCGGCTCACCGGATGTGAATCCGGCGGGTTTCACTATTCACAGCGCCGTGCATATGAACCGCCACGACGCCGTGTGCGTGATGCATACCCACACCATGGCTGGCATGGCGGTGGCGGCGCTGGAGGAAGGGCTGCTGCCGCTGAACCAGACCAACATGACCTTCTATGATCGGATCGCCTACTACGACTACGAAGGTGTGCCGTTGGATCTGGAGGTTCGTGGTCGCATCGTCGCCGCCCTGGGCAGCAGCAAGGCCCTGATCCTGCGCAACCACGGCCTGCTCACGGTCGGCCGCAGCGTCGCCGAGGCCTACTTCCTCATGTACTACCTGAACCAGGCCTGCGAGATTCAGCTGGAAGCGATGAAAGCGGGCCGGCCGCTGATCATCCCCGATCACGACGCCTGCGAGTTCACCGCGCGCCAACTGAACAACGACCGCTACCACCTGGAGAGCGTGGACCTGGTCTGGCAGGCGGAACTGCGTCGGCTGGATCGCATCGACTCGTCGTTCCGTAACTGA
- a CDS encoding ABC transporter permease, translated as MNTHKTSLSTRLLATVAMAFMLFPLLTVIPVSFTSKRYLSMPNGNWSLRHYEALLGNPEWMASILQSLGIAFATSLIATALAVSFSLGIWYLRSRLATVLIGLVLLPMAIPPVISALVLYFMETNLGRIAPGFGYDTIPGVIIAHVVMVVPYGVVTMLVALSQIDRRIELASRNLGASLMQTTFLVVMPNLKLGIASTALLSFALSWEEVAVTLFITSVDVNTLPRRIWGGLRDNVDPSVAAISVLLIGVTLLVLCARLLLQYLAERKARETAARTAASPA; from the coding sequence ATGAATACACATAAAACGAGCCTTTCCACCCGCCTGCTCGCCACCGTGGCCATGGCCTTCATGCTGTTCCCGCTGCTGACGGTCATTCCAGTGTCGTTCACCAGCAAGCGCTACCTGTCGATGCCCAACGGCAACTGGTCGCTGCGCCACTACGAAGCGCTGCTGGGCAACCCGGAATGGATGGCCAGCATCCTGCAGAGCCTCGGCATCGCCTTCGCCACCAGCCTGATCGCCACCGCCCTGGCGGTCAGCTTCAGCCTCGGCATCTGGTACCTGCGCTCGCGCCTGGCCACCGTGCTGATCGGCCTGGTACTGCTGCCCATGGCGATTCCGCCGGTGATCTCGGCGCTGGTCCTGTACTTCATGGAGACCAACCTCGGCCGCATCGCCCCCGGCTTCGGCTACGACACCATTCCCGGCGTGATCATTGCCCACGTGGTGATGGTGGTGCCCTACGGTGTGGTGACCATGCTGGTCGCCCTGAGCCAGATCGACCGCCGCATCGAACTGGCCTCGCGCAACCTCGGCGCCAGCCTGATGCAGACCACCTTCCTGGTGGTGATGCCGAACCTGAAACTGGGCATCGCCTCCACCGCCCTGCTCAGCTTCGCGCTGTCGTGGGAGGAAGTGGCGGTGACCCTATTCATCACCAGCGTCGACGTCAACACCCTGCCCCGTCGTATCTGGGGCGGCCTGCGGGACAACGTCGACCCTAGCGTGGCGGCCATCTCCGTGCTGCTGATCGGGGTAACCTTGCTGGTACTCTGCGCAAGGCTGCTGTTGCAGTACCTGGCGGAGCGCAAGGCCAGGGAAACCGCGGCCAGGACGGCGGCCTCACCAGCCTGA
- a CDS encoding ABC transporter substrate-binding protein translates to MSQEHQRDCIEVLIEKARGGQINRRTFIQAMGLLAAAPLAMRSGISWAADGKPLVVVNWGGDALDAFRRAWTDSFSQSTGIQVRIDGAGPTEGAIRSQLASGNPSWDVVDVDSYSAMTLGRDKILQPLDYSVIQRGQVAANLAHDHGIAGYLFSYVMAWDSEQFGDQGPTSWADFWNVEKFPGKRTLYKWMNGMLEAALLADGVPAEQLYPLDVPRALRKIDELKPHVLSFWSSGAESQQLMIEGEVSMGAIWSTRAKLLAEDSEGRIRWGYDNAFLNASSWAVLSDNPAGSQGAMRFIQHALQPEGQLKLFELLGNGPSNSATQKLMTAEQREADCASEENFKKQIFLNTEWYADNYATTLEQYLTHLSK, encoded by the coding sequence ATGAGCCAGGAACATCAGCGCGACTGCATCGAAGTCCTCATCGAGAAAGCCCGTGGCGGGCAGATCAACCGCCGCACCTTCATCCAGGCAATGGGCCTGCTGGCAGCCGCGCCGCTCGCCATGCGCAGCGGCATCAGCTGGGCCGCCGACGGCAAGCCGCTGGTAGTGGTGAACTGGGGCGGTGATGCCCTGGACGCCTTCCGCCGCGCCTGGACCGACAGCTTCAGCCAGAGCACCGGCATCCAGGTGCGTATCGACGGCGCCGGCCCAACCGAAGGCGCCATCCGCTCGCAGCTGGCCAGTGGCAACCCGAGCTGGGACGTTGTGGACGTGGACAGCTACAGCGCCATGACCCTCGGCCGCGACAAGATCCTCCAGCCGCTGGACTACAGCGTCATCCAGCGTGGCCAGGTGGCCGCGAACCTCGCCCACGACCACGGCATCGCCGGCTACCTGTTCAGCTACGTGATGGCCTGGGACAGCGAGCAATTCGGTGACCAGGGTCCGACCAGCTGGGCCGATTTCTGGAACGTGGAGAAATTCCCCGGCAAGCGCACCCTCTACAAATGGATGAACGGCATGCTGGAAGCCGCGCTGCTGGCCGATGGCGTGCCCGCCGAGCAGCTCTACCCGCTGGACGTGCCGCGTGCTCTGCGCAAGATCGACGAACTCAAGCCCCACGTCCTGTCGTTCTGGAGCTCCGGTGCAGAAAGCCAGCAACTGATGATCGAAGGCGAAGTCTCGATGGGCGCCATCTGGAGCACCCGCGCCAAGCTGCTCGCCGAAGACAGCGAAGGCCGCATCCGCTGGGGCTACGACAATGCCTTCCTCAACGCCAGCAGCTGGGCGGTGCTTTCGGACAACCCAGCCGGCAGCCAGGGAGCCATGCGCTTCATCCAGCACGCGCTGCAGCCGGAAGGCCAGCTCAAGCTCTTCGAACTGCTGGGTAACGGCCCATCCAACAGTGCCACCCAGAAGCTCATGACGGCGGAGCAGCGCGAGGCGGATTGCGCGTCCGAGGAGAACTTCAAGAAACAGATCTTCCTCAACACCGAGTGGTACGCCGACAACTACGCCACCACCCTGGAACAGTACCTGACCCACCTTTCCAAGTGA
- a CDS encoding ABC transporter permease, translating into MSTTHSANLERSLLLIPLPLLLVVFYLLPFLGVVGWSFTLPEPGIEQYQRIATDPAIHDMLWRTLRLCLTVSTLALVIGYLLAYCWVFSPPFWQRMVEICIFIPFWISVLVRAFGWLIALRSNGVLNGGLMGLGLIDSPLQLTRNETGVVIGMLHFMVPYALFPLLSSMRQLDQRVLLASRGLGAGALRTFWQVLLPQTLPGLLGAFIMVFVFCLGFFITPVLLGGGQTVMIAEYVFLQMFQTSNWGLGAALSVVLLALVSALIWLLLRITRVNRLVG; encoded by the coding sequence ATGAGCACTACCCACTCCGCCAACCTGGAGCGCAGCCTGCTGCTGATCCCCTTGCCCCTGTTGCTGGTGGTCTTCTACCTGCTGCCGTTCCTCGGCGTGGTGGGCTGGAGCTTCACCCTGCCGGAGCCCGGCATCGAGCAGTACCAGCGCATCGCCACCGATCCCGCCATCCACGACATGCTCTGGCGCACGCTGCGCCTGTGCCTGACGGTCAGCACCCTGGCGCTGGTCATCGGCTACCTGCTGGCCTATTGCTGGGTGTTCAGCCCGCCGTTCTGGCAACGCATGGTGGAGATCTGCATCTTCATCCCGTTCTGGATTTCGGTACTGGTACGGGCATTCGGATGGCTCATCGCCTTGCGCAGCAACGGCGTGCTGAACGGCGGCCTGATGGGCCTCGGTCTCATCGACTCGCCGTTGCAGCTGACCCGCAATGAAACCGGCGTGGTCATCGGCATGCTCCATTTCATGGTGCCTTACGCGCTGTTCCCGCTGCTTTCCAGCATGCGCCAGCTCGACCAGCGCGTACTGCTGGCATCCCGCGGCCTCGGCGCCGGCGCCCTGCGCACCTTCTGGCAGGTCCTGCTGCCGCAGACCTTACCGGGCCTGCTGGGCGCCTTCATCATGGTCTTCGTGTTCTGCCTGGGCTTCTTCATCACGCCGGTGCTGCTGGGCGGTGGCCAGACGGTGATGATCGCCGAGTACGTTTTCCTGCAGATGTTCCAGACCAGTAACTGGGGCCTGGGTGCCGCACTCAGCGTGGTGCTGCTGGCCCTGGTCAGCGCCCTGATCTGGCTGCTGCTGCGCATCACCCGTGTCAACCGACTGGTGGGCTGA
- a CDS encoding LacI family DNA-binding transcriptional regulator yields MSTKSKPTLHDVAQLAGVSGMTVSRALSKPDMVSERTRQKIEQAVRELGYVPNLAASQLVTRRSGIIGALITTITNPILATTIEVLQQGLARAGYHLLIAETRFSQEEEGKLLRAFLGRQLDGLILAYGYHSPETLDLLQSTDIPLIELWDLPEGETPRTPVGQVVGFSNWAAGAAAGRHLVECGYRKPAFFGYDDERENLRFAGFRQAVQDGLGVEPLRRNTSPVPHIDDGVDVIQRFARGEIECDGAFFTNDMPAIGALFTCQRLGIRVPDELGICGFGDLPIARVATPSLTSVRIPAEQVANATVDLLCRRIAGEEKWDALVDVGSELVARESTALRR; encoded by the coding sequence ATGTCGACCAAGAGCAAACCCACCCTGCACGATGTCGCCCAATTGGCCGGGGTGTCCGGCATGACGGTGTCGCGGGCGCTCTCCAAGCCGGACATGGTGTCCGAGCGGACCCGGCAGAAGATCGAGCAGGCGGTTCGCGAACTGGGTTACGTGCCCAACCTGGCCGCCAGCCAACTGGTGACGCGTCGCAGCGGCATTATTGGTGCGTTGATCACCACCATCACCAACCCTATCCTCGCCACCACCATCGAAGTGCTCCAGCAAGGCCTGGCGCGGGCCGGTTATCACCTGCTGATCGCTGAAACCCGATTCTCCCAGGAGGAAGAGGGCAAACTGCTGCGCGCCTTCCTCGGCCGCCAGCTGGATGGCCTGATCCTCGCCTACGGTTATCACTCGCCGGAAACCCTGGACCTGCTGCAGTCCACGGACATCCCCCTGATCGAACTCTGGGACCTGCCCGAGGGCGAAACGCCTCGCACGCCCGTGGGGCAGGTGGTGGGGTTCTCCAACTGGGCGGCGGGCGCGGCGGCGGGGCGTCATCTGGTGGAGTGCGGCTATCGCAAACCGGCGTTCTTCGGTTACGACGACGAGCGCGAGAACCTGCGCTTCGCCGGCTTCCGTCAGGCCGTGCAGGACGGCCTTGGCGTCGAACCCTTGCGGCGGAATACGTCACCCGTGCCGCATATCGATGACGGCGTGGATGTGATCCAGCGCTTCGCCCGTGGCGAGATCGAGTGCGATGGCGCCTTCTTCACCAACGACATGCCGGCCATCGGCGCGCTCTTCACCTGCCAGCGCCTGGGTATCCGGGTGCCGGACGAACTCGGTATCTGCGGTTTCGGTGACCTGCCCATCGCCCGCGTGGCCACGCCTTCACTCACCAGCGTACGGATTCCCGCCGAGCAAGTGGCCAACGCCACGGTGGACCTGCTCTGCCGCCGCATCGCGGGTGAAGAAAAGTGGGACGCGCTGGTGGATGTGGGCAGCGAGCTGGTGGCGCGGGAGTCGACCGCGCTGCGGCGCTGA
- a CDS encoding LysR substrate-binding domain-containing protein, whose amino-acid sequence MRRHLPSMISLTCFAAFARHMSVTRAAEELSLTQGAVSRQIKNLEEMLGRPLVEKVRQRLLLTEDGRRYVEEISPLLDQLEAATQRTSARHSGRLRIGAEPSLTTRWLLPRLKAYGQLHPEIELQVMNDLHRLYEQLEGFDLAVLFGDGNWPGFEAHLLMGGEMVAVCTSELLERHGPVIERRDILRYPLLHHSALADQGKSSTQIWLQSAGLSPKEIDALPGQRLEHFQFVLDAALHGLGITVLPRYFVAPEVEAGRLVIASQEPLECGDYYLVVPEGCRDAKVRAFAQWLLR is encoded by the coding sequence ATGCGCCGACACCTGCCCAGCATGATCTCCCTCACCTGCTTCGCCGCCTTCGCCCGGCACATGAGTGTCACCCGCGCAGCGGAGGAACTCAGCCTGACCCAGGGTGCTGTCAGCCGGCAGATCAAGAACCTCGAAGAAATGCTCGGCCGCCCCTTGGTGGAGAAAGTTCGCCAGCGCTTGCTGCTGACTGAAGACGGCCGTCGCTACGTGGAAGAGATCAGCCCTCTGCTGGATCAGTTGGAAGCCGCTACCCAGCGCACCAGCGCCCGGCACTCGGGGCGACTGCGCATCGGCGCGGAACCCTCCCTGACCACCCGCTGGCTGCTACCGAGACTGAAGGCCTACGGGCAGTTGCACCCCGAGATCGAACTGCAGGTGATGAATGACCTGCACCGTCTCTATGAACAGCTGGAAGGCTTCGACCTGGCCGTTCTTTTCGGCGACGGCAACTGGCCGGGGTTCGAAGCCCATCTGCTGATGGGCGGCGAGATGGTTGCGGTCTGCACCTCGGAGCTGCTGGAGCGCCATGGCCCGGTAATCGAACGGCGCGACATCCTGCGCTACCCCCTGCTCCACCACAGCGCGCTCGCGGATCAGGGCAAGTCCTCCACCCAGATCTGGCTGCAGAGCGCCGGCCTCTCGCCCAAGGAAATCGATGCCCTGCCCGGCCAGCGCCTGGAGCATTTCCAGTTCGTCCTCGACGCCGCCCTGCACGGCCTCGGCATCACGGTGCTGCCACGCTACTTCGTGGCGCCGGAAGTGGAAGCCGGGAGACTGGTGATCGCAAGCCAGGAGCCGCTGGAGTGCGGCGACTACTACCTGGTGGTGCCGGAGGGTTGCCGGGATGCGAAGGTCCGGGCGTTTGCGCAGTGGTTACTGCGCTGA